The following proteins come from a genomic window of Coffea arabica cultivar ET-39 chromosome 11c, Coffea Arabica ET-39 HiFi, whole genome shotgun sequence:
- the LOC113715456 gene encoding uncharacterized protein produces the protein MASDDFCFRVQDHGTALTEKKNRVRCNHCGKEISGFSRLKCHLAGFRLNVASCLQVPPNIREAFYNQIAEKKRGNLSQEVGEYCSSNIPSRRDMLLLTDSAKSCDPALTRASGMGSEKRLKTGSSSGNHGTVSVALTKARLDSQSAVSTQVFSDREFQKKVGRFFYEAGIDLDAVTCPSFRMMLNAHFGSEDIAYPIPSCEDLSGWILRESVEEMELYVREIKSSWSSTGCSILLDGWEDLTGRRLVNVLVACPKGTVYLRSADISGFDQEIGCMLGFLDDVLKEVDVQNVVQIITCSTSSWMKTVGQQVMEKYKTVFWTVCALHCLELTLKKMGAIDAVKATLDKAKSITRFVHRDATILKVLRDHTSAKYLVRPSKFKLTEPFLTLENLLFLQEKLQQMFLSTAWKTTRYASSVEGKRVAELLADSSFWTGVEMAVKATIPLVRVIELIAKNSEPQVGFIYETMDQAKETIKEELDDKESIYLPFWKAIDDIWDGSLHSPLHAAGYFLNPKYFYTNDFYADSEVLNGLLCCIVRLAEDPRLQGVINSQIEEYRGAKGPFGLGLAHLQSSPGSWWLDYGHGCPQLQHFAVRILSQTCSGAARYNLKRSLAEKLLNKGRNPIEQERLAAMVFVHCNLQLQNFNQGIASDFGTAAIDPMDDWVVDKAPPVVSQNNEEGKELTWKELECGNIIGGRGEGDPGPSNFH, from the exons ATGGCTTCAGATGACTTTTGCTTTAGAGTTCAAGACCATGGCACTGCTCTTACAGAGAAGAAAAACCGAGTTAGGTGCAATCATTGTGGAAAAGAAATCAGCGGGTTTAGTCGCCTTAAATGCCACCTAGCAGGATTCCGGCTTAATGTAGCTTCTTGTTTGCAAGTTCCTCCTAATATTAGGGAAGCATTCTACAATCAAATAgctgaaaagaaaagagggaatctTAGTCAGGAAGTGGGGGAGTATTGTTCCTCTAATATTCCTTCAAGAAGAGATATGTTGCTTCTTACAGATTCTGCTAAGTCTTGCGATCCAGCGCTTACTCGAGCTTCCGGCATGGGAAGCGAAAAAAGGCTGAAGACTGGATCATCTTCAGGAAACCATGGAACAGTGTCAGTTGCTCTTACCAAGGCCAGGCTTGATTCTCAATCAGCTGTGAGTACCCAAGTTTTCTCTGATAGGGAATTCCAGAAGAAGGTTGGTAGATTCTTTTACGAAGCAGGAATTGACCTGGATGCTGTTACATGTCCTAGCTTTCGGATGATGCTGAATGCCCACTTTGGTTCTGAAGATATAGCTTACCCAATTCCTAGCTGTGAGGATTTAAGTGGGTGGATTCTTCGGGAATCAGTGGAAGAGATGGAGCTGTATGTGAGAGAGATTAAAAGCTCGTGGTCAAGCACAGGTTGCAGCATCCTATTGGATGGGTGGGAAGACTTGACAGGTCGCAGACTTGTGAATGTTCTGGTGGCCTGCCCAAAAGGCACAGTTTATCTTCGATCAGCAGACATCTCCGGGTTTGATCAGGAGATTGGTTGCATGTTGGGGTTCCTTGATGATGTTCTCAAGGAAGTTGACGTACAAAATGTAGTACAGATCATCACTTGCTCCACTTCATCTTGGATGAAGACTGTTGGCCAGCAGGTGATGGAAAAATATAAGACAGTTTTTTGGACAGTTTGTGCATTGCATTGTTTAGAACTTACGTTGAAGAAAATGGGAGCAATTGATGCAGTTAAAGCAACACTGGATAAAGCAAAATCAATCACAAGATTTGTGCACAGAGATGCTACTATTCTAAAAGTTCTCAGAGATCACACTTCGGCCAAGTACCTGGTTAGGCCATCCAAGTTCAAGTTAACAGAGCCTTTCTTAACTCTGGAGAACTTGCTATTTTTACAAGAGAAGTTGCAGCAGATGTTTCTTTCGACTGCTTGGAAGACCACGAGATATGCTTCCTCAGTGGAAGGGAAAAGAGTGGCTGAACTGTTGGCTGACAGCTCTTTTTGGACTGGAGTGGAAATGGCAGTTAAGGCGACCATACCTCTTGTGCGTGTCATAGAATTGATAGCCAAGAACAGTGAGCCACAAGTGGGTTTTATCTATGAGACAATGGATCAGGCCAAAGAAACAATCAAGGAGGAGCTCGATGATAAAGAATCCATATACTTGCCATTTTGGAAGGCAATTGATGACATATGGGATGGATCTTTGCACAGCCCTCTCCATGCTGCAGGATACTTTTTGAATCCAAAGTATTTTTATACTAATGATTTCTATGCAGATTCAGAAGTTTTGAATGGCCTTCTGTGCTGTATTGTGCGTTTGGCTGAAGATCCTAGGCTTCAAGGGGTAATAAATTCACAGATTGAAGAATATCGCGGAGCAAAGGGTCCTTTTGGTCTTGGACTTGCTCATCTGCAGTCTTCTCCAG GTAGTTGGTGGTTAGATTATGGACATGGATGTCCTCAGCTCCAACATTTTGCTGTACGCATTTTAAGCCAAACATGTAGTGGTGCTGCAAGATACAATTTGAAGAGGAGCTTGGCTGAGAAGTTACTCAACAAGGGGAGGAATCCGATAGAACAAGAGAGGCTGGCTGCAATGGTGTTTGTGCACTGCAACTTGCAACTCCAAAATTTTAATCAAGGTATAGCATCTGACTTTGGAACTGCTGCCATTGACCCCATGGACGACTGGGTGGTTGACAAAGCACCACCTGTTGTGTCTCAAAACAATGAAGAGGGGAAAGAACTTACATGGAAGGAATTGGAATGTGGGAACATAATAGGTGGTAGAGGGGAAGGTGATCCAGGACCTTCTAATTTCCATTAA